Genomic DNA from Setaria italica strain Yugu1 chromosome V, Setaria_italica_v2.0, whole genome shotgun sequence:
CTCAACAAAATGGTAGAGCAGAACGTTCCCTTCGCACCATAAATAATATTTTACGTTCTCTCTTGTTCCAGGCGAGTCTCCCTCCGGTCTACTGGGTCGAAGCCCTTCACACTGCGACATACCTTGTGAACCGGCTCCCCACTAAAACCCTCGCCTTCTCGACACCATACACCTCCCTCTACTCTACCCAGCCCTCCTATGATCATCTTCGAGTTTTTGGGTGCGCTTGCTATCCCAATATGTCCTCCACAGCACCCCATAAACTCGCTCCCCGCTCATCCCTATGCGTCTTCCTCGGCTATTCCTCGGAACACAAAGGCTATCGGTGTCTCGAGCTCCAGTCAAAGCACATCATTATTTCTAGACATGTCATTTTTGATGAGTCCTCTTTCCCCTTCTCCGACATGTCTACCACACCAATGGCCCCTTCCACCTTGGATTTTTTAATTGATGAGCATGATCTTACCACTTCGGTTCCAGGAACCCGTTTCATTCATGCAGGTACTACTCCATCGGCTCCTCATGCTGTGCATGGTACTGTACCCATGCATGGCACTGTAGCAGCACCTGAGCTCTCCCAAGGGTCACCGGACCTTGGCGTTGCTGCACAGATTGCTCCTAGCAGCGCCTCCTCCACGCCCGTACATCCTGGTGCTGCTGCCCCTGTACACCGCGTGCAGGTTGTTGCCAGTAGCACCACTCCCATGGCGCCATCGAGTACAGCCGGTACCACTACGTCCGCCTCGTCGACCGCCCCAGCCGGTGCTGCTGCCCCCGTGTCTTCCGTGCGGGCAACTGCCAGCAACACCACGGCCACCAGTCGTACGGTGGCCACGAGGCCGGTCTCCATCACCCCCGTCGACAATGCGCATCCCATGCGCACGCGCGGCAAGGCCGGTATCGCACAGCCCGTGGATCGCCTCAACCTCCACGCTGTGCCCATGTCGCCACTGCCCAGCTCTGTCCGTGGTGCTCTGTCCGATCCAAATTGGCGCTCCGCTATGCAAGCTGAGTACGACGCCTTGATTGCCAATGACACCTGGAGTCTTGTGCCACGGCCTCCTGGTGTTAACATGGTCACCGGCAAGTGGGTTTTTCGTCACAAACTACTTGCAGATGGTTCTTTGGATCGCTACAAGGCCCGCTGGGTCCTCCGGGGTTTCACACAGCGGCctggtattgattatgatgagACGTTCAGCCCGGTGGTCAAGCCCGCGACAGTCCGAGTGGTTCTTTCTCTGGCTCTCTCTCAGGACTGGCCCATTCACCAGTTGGATGTAAAAAATGCGTTCCTGCATGGTACTCTCACAGAGACGGTGTACTGCATTCAGCCCACAGGTTTTGTGGATTCTTCTCGTCCTGATTTCGTTTGTCGGCTCAACAAGTCTCTATATGGTCTGAAGCAAGCTCCGCGTGCTTGGCATCATCGGTTTGCCTCTCATCTTCTTTCACTTGGATTTGTTGAAGCAAAGTCAGACACTTCACTCTTTATATATCGACGAGGGATAGACACAGCTTTGTTGTTgctttatgtggatgacattgTTCTCACTGCTTCCTCTACCAGTCTTCTGAAGCAGATTATTGGGGCTCTCCAGTGTGAGTTTGCTATGACTGATATGGGTCCGCTTCACCATTTTCTGGGCATTTCAGTGACACGCTCTGCCAGTGGTTTATTTCTTTCTCAGCGACAATACTCTCAGGACATTTTGGAGCGAGCCGGGATGAGTGAGTGCAAGCCTTGCAGCACCCCTGTCGATGTACACTCCAAATTATCCGCAGATGGACCTCCTGTCGCTGACTCCACACAGTACCGTAGTCTCGCTGGTGCCCTGCAGTATCTGACATTTACCCGTCCGGATATTGCTTTTGCTGTTCAGCAAGTGTGCCTCTACATGCATGACCCCAGGGAGCCCCACCTCGCGGCTCTCAAACGGATTCTACGGTACCTACGAGGTACTCTTTCACTTGGTTTGACTATGCGCCGCTCGTCACCTACAGAGCTCATCGTGTACACGGATGCAGACTGGGCTGGATGTCCGGATACCCGTCGCTCCACCTCTGGCTACGCAGTGTTCCTAGGTGACAATCTGGTGTCCTGGTCCTCCAAGCGTCAGCACACGGTCTCACGATCCAGCGCTGAGGCCGAGTACCGTGCTGTGGCGAATGGCGTAGCTGAAGCCACCTGGCTGCGACAGCTACTGTTCGAGCTTCACCGCCCTCCTCGCCGAGCCACTTTGATCTACTGTGATAACGTCAGTGCAGTATATCTCTCCAGCAATCCAGTGCAGCATCAACGAACAAAACATGTAGAGATTGATCTCCATTTTGTTCGAGAGAAGGTCGCCCTCGGTCACGTTCGggttcttcatgttcctacGACATCACAGTACGCCGAcgtcttcaccaagggcctacCCACCTCGTTGTTCCAGGAGTTTCGATCCAGCCTGACCGTTAGCGATGCTCCCGAttagactgcgggggagtgttagACTATTGTAATTATAGTATGTATAATTATAGTAGTCAGCCCTTGATTTTAGGCATATACGCCTGTGCGGTTGGCTTAGAGCCACCCCGGCCTCCATATGTATACACGCACATTGCTATGGAATAGATTGATTTTATTCCCACAATTACTCTTTCATTTAGGATAACTTTTATCGGCTCCGGATTCAGTAGCCTAAGGTCATTTTGCAAATCGAgataaaaaattatttagaagTTGGGTGACATCAATATTTTTCCTTCTTGGTTTCCACTTCATGGGCGAAGCGTTCATGACAAGTCCTCCCTAATAGCCCCTTACTACTACTATACTCTTAGCCAACTTAGAAAAAAAGTGTGGTGCGCAATTTACCTGCACAAAACTTTATCTACCATTAATCATGTTAAAGTCAGGTGTTAACCAAACTGATCCCAGCATAGACGAAGCGCATCTCCGGAGATATCGCCTCCATGTATCGTCGTGTCATGTAATCGACACCCGTGTAAACAGTCACTCTATCACCTTCACCAGTTAGCCGGTATACGTGGTTAGTCAAATTCAACAAAGCTTCAAGCTAAGGTCCTTGTTGGACtcagggttaaactttagcccccgtcacgtcggatatttgatactaattaagagtattaaatataagctaattgtaaaactaattgcacagatggaggttaattcgcgagatgaatgtattaagtctaattagctcatgatttgacaatgtggtgctacagtaatcatttgctaatggtggattaattaggcttaatagattcatctcgcaaattaacccAGAgcttgtgcaattagttttataattagctcatgtttagtctttctaattagcatccgaacattcaatgtgacagggctaaactttagtccgaggatccaaacacgccctaaatGCTTTGATTGTAAGGCTGGTTAGGGCTTATTTGGCGCAAAAGCGAGTTTTTATAATAATCCTATAAGTTCGACCCAAAATTATTAAACCAGATGCTTTCAGTTTGGCCAAAAACTCTACctctcaaagaagaaaaaaaaactttagtttggcgaatttcaTTTTGCTTGCTGAGTAAAGCCATCGGCGACCTTCCCCGTGTGGCTAGGAAGAAATATGATTTTGCAGTTGGGGAGCATGGGTATGGGCCGGTCCGACTCCGACCAAACCAGCATGGAAGGTCGGGTTCCACGGATTAAAGTTTCacttctgtcacatcgaatatttagatactaattagaagtattaaatatagactaattacaaaactaattgtacagatggaggctaatttacgagacaaatctattaagcctaattagtccatgatttgacaatgtgatgctacagtaaatatttactATAGCATATTTAACTGCTTGTTGATCCTGTGGAGATCGAGAAACTAGAGAGGGCATCGAGGCCTTCAAGTGCCCCACATGAGTGTATGGACACACCTAATGCAGACTAAAAAATGGTTGTTTCAGAAACGGTTCACAGAGATATCGTCCCTGATGATGGTTTCTCTCACAAGTATCCTGTGGGTTGATTCAGGATGTTTTGAAGGTGATCATACATAAGCATCAAGTTAGTAAGATTAGTGTTGCTAGCattatatttactgtagcatcacattatcaaattacgagctaattagatttaatagattctcGCAAATAAGCATCCATacgtgcaattaattttataattaattcatatttaattcttctaatgaGTATCTAAATATTAAATGCTACGCGGAGAACTTTAGCCCCCGTCCTTCGCTGCCCGCCGATGGAGAGAGTTATGGGGCAGTCGTACAGGAAGAGTACTCCGAATCGTGCGTGGGTCGACGTGACGTCGCTCATCACATCGACCGGGACCATCCATCCGTCCGTCCATACGCTGACCCCGACGCCTCCCATCAAAATCGAATCGTCCGTCGATGCTGCCCGCCCCCAAAGTCACTTCCGCCGGGCATGGCGGACACATGGCCGCACGTGACGCTCCAGTGACCGTGCAGGCGCCGGCCACCTGCGCGCAACAGCGGGGGCTGGCTGATGCCCGCGTGCGGCGTGGCTGACAGCGCCAGGCGAGGGCAGCGATGGATAGATAGGGACCGTCCCCTGCGGCCGCTGGTGGCCTCGTGCCGTGTCCGCGCACCGCACGCCCGCCCGCCCACTCGCCGGCTGGCCGGCCAGTCGGAGTCGGCGGAGTCAGCGGTGCTGAGAGCGAGCGAGAGCTGCCCCGGAGTAATCGCGCCTGCGACCGACAGCACAGGGGGGCGCAAAGCGCAACCGGGCGCTGTCGACTGTACAAATTTTTCGTACAGGCGTGATGCGTCAGGGGATAGTAAAACAGATGGATGGATATTAAGTTATTAGCAGAGCTTGAGAACGCAGTAAAAAACTGTTTATTAACAGGTCACAAGAAACCACGGTATATGTTCTTAAAATATCACCACCACATATACGGAAAATGAGCACCGTATTCAGATTGTGATACTATCCTTCACTGCCTGGTAGATAGGCTCACACCTGACACCTGTAGCTGTTTCCATTTCAGATAGAGCAACCGAGGGCTGAGGCGAGGACGCAAACTCCAGCAGCAACCACGACGATCAGCAATCAGAATTACAGGGCCGCTGACAGGAAAAGAAACGGTTCAGATGACACTTTCGGTACTATACACATACTGCAGGGAGTGAGAATATCGCCCAGACGCTGAGACGCACATCTCCACTTATCGCCCGTTCATCAGCTTGTCAAGCACCACGTTCAGGTCCACATTCTGCCCATTCTCGGTCAGCCTCCGCACAGTCGCCCTCACCTGCTCCCTTGAGAATCCCATTGTCGCGACCTTCTCCACTACGTCGTCGAGCGGTACCCTGTTGCCTGAAGAGCCGCTGTTACTGGAGGAGCTGATCGGCGCTGCCTGCGGCAGTATCTGAGCCGTGGGGAGCCTACCGCTGCCATAGCTGCCACTTCCCCCCGAGGATGGAGCAAAAGGTGAGGACGGCTTCATTCCAGCGTTGCCGTGGTGGGAAGGAGACCCAGTGTAGCCGTACGATTCAGAGAAACCGCTTCCACCCTGTTGCCCGTACACACCAGAACCATAGGATGATGGCGGACCAGAGTTAGGCCGGCCTGCAGGAGGTTCATACATGCTAGGGCTTTGTTGTCCATAGTAAGGAGGAGCAGGTCCGCTAGGCGGTTGCATGTAAGGTGAAGGGGGGCGTGCATTTGGTGGGTAGTTCTGAGGTGGTGCGTAGGGCATGGTTTCCTCTGGTTGCTGGGGTGCAGGGGGTGCAAGGGGAGTTGAAGGGTTAACATTTGAAACCTGAGGTGGCTGTGAATACTGAGGAAATTGGGACGGGGATTGGTACTGCTGGGGTGGCGCTGGGGGTGCCTGTGGCTGAGGAACTGGCAGTACTTGATACTGTTGATGCATGGTTTCAGTCGGCTGAGAAGATGGTGCGTAGTAAGCATCCCTTGGTAAAGCTGGGACTGAGGGAACCGGTGCAACAGAAGGGACTGATGGTACCTGTGAATGCTGTAAGTGGCTCGGAAACTGTGATGGAGCTTGGCTCTGAAGagttggaggtggaggtggtgcatTTGGAGCAGGAAGGGTGGGAAGTGCTGGTGGTTGTGAAGGGGTCGGGACTTGATGCTGTGGCTGAATAGATACTTGCGGGGGAGCCACCAGCTGCTGCTGTGAGGCAGCCTGTCCAGACCCGCTATTTTCTGATGACTGGGTATCAGTTTTGGGTGTCTGGAGCTTTGCAAGGTGGAGTTGTGTCTCCACAATATCCTGCTTGTCTCGCAAAATCTGCACACCTGCTTGGACCTGCACATTATTAAGTGCTTAAGCTACTGTCTTCATTCATGATATAATCATATAATTATAGGACTAACAACACAATGAAAATATAGCATGAGTGGTTACTACTTAAAAAGTTAATATGATTGTCATCCCTTTTATAATAAAAACTAACCAAGCAGAACAAATGATTAGATTCAGACTATTAGAAGATTCGTACTTGATGGCCATCAAACAAGAGGAAGCAACTTAAAATCTTACTTATATGATGTTGGATGGGCCCGCCCCCTAAAGCCCCTAATGGTCCAAACCAGTAAAGATGCAGTTAAGTGTGGGGCTGAGAGAGTGAGCCAGTAAATATGAAGTTAATGTGCATCTAACATGTATAGCATGAACAGTATGTAGCACAACAATGACCAACACTGAGCAAGCAGCACCAAAGCCCATGCTGCCAGCAATTACACAGTTTAACAGAACAAATCACATGGAAATAATGAATAAGGGCAAGGATTAGTAGCATGTAAGAACAGGTCAaggtagcaaaaaaaaaacatatgtaGACCGCAGTGCTTAATCCTATGAGTGTGGGGCTGAGAGAGTGAGCCAGTAAATATGAAGTTAATGTGCATCTAACAAGTTGGGTTAAGAAAAATTCAGCAAAGTATAGCATGAACAATATGTAGCACAACAATGACCAACACTGAACGAGCAGCACCAAAGCCCATACTGCCAGCAATTACACAGTTTAACAGAACAAATCACATGTAAATAATGAATAAGGGCAAGGATTAGTGGCATGTAAGAACAGGTCAAGGTACCCAAAAAAATGCAGACAGCAGTGCTTAATCCTATGTGCCCCCACAGTATATGACTTTGTTGTACAGCAAAAGACATTGGAGAAGCATATCGAATTGTGATGAAAAAGGGTCTTCTATTCAATATGGTACGGTACGAATAAAAGCAGCAGTATGCAACGGGTTCATGAAAGGCAAAACACATCCAAAGAAACTTAAAGTATGCATTCTTCCATTACCGaatcttttttttccaatgTGACATTTGCACACGGTTAACAGGCATTATataagagaaaaaggaagagagagagtccAAAGAAACTTACCTCCCTGAGCATGTTCTCAAGATGCCTGAGTTTTCCGTCAGTGCCGCCATTATAGTTACCAATTGTTAACTTCAACTCATCAACAGAGTTTTCAAGTTGGTGTGTTCTGCTTTCCATCTGCGAAAGTCTTGAGCTTACGCCTTCCAGTGCATGCAAAATATTATCAGAATACTTCTTCATGGTTCGATCAATATCTGCCATTGTAACTGCAGTAAAGTTACTCCTGTCCTCCTCATGACTAACTTTCTTCAGCACATGAGGCTCCAATATACCAGCAGTCTAGCCACCATAAGAGAAAATGTGAGCTGGTTACTTGTATGAGAAAGGAGAGAATGCAGATGCCATCAATCAAAACCACAAACCACGAACAGTTTACTTGGGGAGAATCCTCCCAAAAATTGGTGCAATTGCTtcaattaaataaattcaatgGAGCTGTACTTTACAAGTACACATGCCTTTGAAAGGAAATGTCTCTAAGTACATCAACAGATAGCTGATACCCACTAAAGTGAAATCACACTAACAGATTACACAGAGTCAATTTGTTAGATCGAAGAAACAGGGACCATATATAACTCACTTGTTCTTAATTCAAAGCGGGCACGGATGGAGTAACTATCCAACCAATCCTGTACAAAAATTCATGCGTACCCTTTGGACAAAATATGCTCTCAAGTTCACAAAACGCCGATGTCATAGCAACTACTAGCAGTGTATGAAAAAGAACATTAAAATTCCAATGAGTAGAGCAACACAAACCCTTTTCTCTAACAAAATAGCATAGACACAACGTGTATTAGAAGCTCAGCAAACTACGTTTCACAATAGCACTTACACCTAGGTAAGGGGTCCATTCAATTACCCTGACCAGTTTGCTATGCTTGATCAATGAAATAGACCACACACAAAATGGTCTGCCTTCTCAGCCCGTCCATCCCATTTCTAGTAGGTAAGCATCAACTTATGGCGTGCACAACCAGTAATTGTAAATCTCGACAGTGATCACCTACTCGCCTGATTAAGTGATCACCTACAAAGCTACAAAGTTTGGGACCCGTGCTGGATTCGCAAAATTAAGGGCATGGAGTACTGCGAGATCGGGAGATCTAGCGGGGGTTTCACCACCGACCAAAACAAGCGGCCTACCTTGAGGTTGTAcgaagcggaggcggaggcggaggcggagggtgcCTTGGAGTCGAGCGAGCCCCACGAGGCGTgtggcgcgggggcggcggcggcggcagttgtGCGGATGGGCTGAAAGTCGTAGCTGGGCAGCACGTCGTCGGCGATCCCgttggcgctgctgctgctacgccggcggcggaggcggtccTCACCGTCCTCCTGTGGGATCGGGATCATCAGATCGCTGAGATCCacacccccaccgccgcccccgccgccggagggggaggcggaggcggcgaggccgaggatCTGCTTGTCCATGAACTGCGACGTGTTCATCGCCCCGCCGCGTCGGCTGGTGGAGAGCTGGGTGGGGAGGGAGCTGGAGATGGTGgggaggtgaggtgaggtgggaggggaaggggaaggaggaatCCGGATGGGACAGGGaggcgagacgagacgagacgggacGGCGAGTCGGTCGGCTTGCTCCAGCTCCGGATGCTCCTTAGGTGGGCCTT
This window encodes:
- the LOC101762588 gene encoding class E vacuolar protein-sorting machinery protein HSE1, with translation MNTSQFMDKQILGLAASASPSGGGGGGGGVDLSDLMIPIPQEDGEDRLRRRRSSSSANGIADDVLPSYDFQPIRTTAAAAAPAPHASWGSLDSKAPSASASASASYNLKTAGILEPHVLKKVSHEEDRSNFTAVTMADIDRTMKKYSDNILHALEGVSSRLSQMESRTHQLENSVDELKLTIGNYNGGTDGKLRHLENMLREVQAGVQILRDKQDIVETQLHLAKLQTPKTDTQSSENSGSGQAASQQQLVAPPQVSIQPQHQVPTPSQPPALPTLPAPNAPPPPPTLQSQAPSQFPSHLQHSQVPSVPSVAPVPSVPALPRDAYYAPSSQPTETMHQQYQVLPVPQPQAPPAPPQQYQSPSQFPQYSQPPQVSNVNPSTPLAPPAPQQPEETMPYAPPQNYPPNARPPSPYMQPPSGPAPPYYGQQSPSMYEPPAGRPNSGPPSSYGSGVYGQQGGSGFSESYGYTGSPSHHGNAGMKPSSPFAPSSGGSGSYGSGRLPTAQILPQAAPISSSSNSGSSGNRVPLDDVVEKVATMGFSREQVRATVRRLTENGQNVDLNVVLDKLMNGR